The genomic DNA GCATATGGTATCTGTTATTTGCGGTAAAAGAAAGGTAATGTAATTGATGAGCTGTTAATGTTGTGGAAGTTTCATATCGAGGAATCATCCGAAGTGAATACACATGCTTCcctcaaaatatattatcaaaaaagaaaagggtttCATGTAGTAGTACAATCTCCCCCTTAAATCGTGAGACATTTTATGCCCTCCGAATATTCTTTTGATCTAATTCTTGATTGGACTTATGActttttcttgtaattttttacTAAATTTATGACGATTTTTTTAaccagaaaaataaaatcattaagGACTCGCCCTAGttcacaaataaataaataaataaaattaggaTGCATGAGACATTTTGTGTTCCTTTATTATCCTTTTTCAATCTcttacatttttattttcaagggAGGTTTATGgacaaaataaaacataaatcataatagttaataaaaggCATAAATTATCCTATCACGAATATTGAACATGCAACTTTTTGATTGACAAGCGAAAGCGTACGCTATTACACAATTTCTTTTGTGATAATCTCTTACATTTCTATATTCCTCAATCTCTTATTAAACTCGCGATTCTCTTTTATAACCCTTTAGCGGACCTACGAGTCTTATGACTCttatataacaaaaaagaCTCTTATATGGAgagttgggggggggggggggggggaagatTTGTTTGCCTTTGCATTATTAGCAGAAAAATAGTATGCAAGGAAAAGCTAAACTGGGCTCAAACGGTCCATTTTCTTAACATTTCTTAGAGGCCCATATGGCCCATTTCGTCCCCCCAATCTGGGGAggaggaatttttttttttccttgaccGGAAAATCAACATTTTCACTTCCACGCGGTCCTCTCCGAGTGTCTTCCCTCCGGTCTTTTCCTCCTTTCATGCCTTGAAACCCAAAAACCTCCAACAAGTCAGAGCTTCTGCATCCCCATCGTCCGGACATGTCGTGGGACTTCTTCACCGGCGTGTTCTCGTCCCTGGTCACCCTGTTCTCCCTGCAGATCCTGGCGAGCATATACCGCGGGCGTAGGAGCCGAGAACTGGCCGTCGGCTTCTTCCACCCCTACACCAACGACGGCGGCGGCGGTGAGAGGGTCCTCTGGTGCGCCGTCAAGGCCGTCCAGGAGGAGTGTCCCGATCTTCGCTGCGTAGTCTACACCGGCGATCGCGGCACCTCCCCCTCCAGCCTCATGGCTCGAGCCGCAGATCGCTTCGGGGTCGAGCTCCTTTCCCCACCCCAGGTAACGGATCCGACACCATTTGATGCCATTGCTTAGCTTATCTAATAGCTGAAGCTCTGTTATCGTAATCCCCTTCTATCTAATGCTTGCTTCACACACTTGCAATGAGCACACCCCGGAAGAGTTCTTTCTCCTTCACCTAGTAATGGAGAAGACGTGCTGGTTACGTTCAGTTTATGTACGTGACTGGGAGACAGTGCTTGTTCTTAGATGCTGTATAATTGATATGAAGCAGTGGGTAGTATCTAATGTTCTGGGCAGCTACGGAAGTACAAAGCTAGCAATTTTCCCTTGTTACTGTCTCTTTGTCAGAATCGGAGCACTTGGTTCTTTCTCGTGTGATCGACTCAATGTTTGTCATGCCCAGTCTGCAGAAGCTAGCTATTCGGCTCCATGATTTGCTTTTGCTTGTATTTGAACTCAGGTTGTTCACTTACGCACGAGGAAGTTGGTTGAAGCATCAACTTACCCATACTTCACGATGATGGGTCAGAGTCTTGGTTCCATGTTTCTTTCGTGGGAAGCCCTGTGCAAGCTAACTCCAGTCGTCTACTTCGACACAAGCGGATATGCATTCACATATCCAATTGCTAGAATGTTTGGGTGCAAAGTGATCTGCTATACTCATTATCCCACTATAAGTTTGGATATGCTGTCTCGAGTTCGCAACCGGAGTTCTCTGTACAACAACAAAGCTAGAATTGCTGATAGGTATGATTTATTATTAGCACCAGAAATCTTTTGgccattttattttgtacgGATGTTTCTAATCATTATTGAAATAGAATCTTCTTGTTATTTTTCCTTATCACCGCCCCTTTCCATCTCTACTGCCTCAAAAGTGTCTCCATGCCCTTAGTCAGTCTAAGGATTCCTTGAAGGAAGTAGTCATAGTGTTCTTGAATGCATTATTGGAGTGCCTAATTGTCAGTCTATTAGGTTAAGCTTTTCCAATTGTAGATTATTTTCGTATTTTGGGCAATTAGGTTGGTGAAAGTGATTCTGGTTTTGACTATCTGCTAGGGCCTTGTTCTAAGTTTGTATCTCTCCTTTTATGAATCCTTGTGATTGTCTCTTGTCTGCAGTATTTGGCTATCCCGATGTAAAATCATCTATTATGCACTCTTTAGCTGGATGTATGGGTTAGTGGGCTCGTTCACTCATCTTGCTATGGTGAATTCTTCATGGACGCAGTCACACATTCTAAAGCTCTGGGGGGTTCCAAATTGTACAAAGCGAGTGTATCCTCCATGTGACACATCAGGACTTCAGGTTTGTACTATTTATGCTCTCTTGTTCTTTATAGCTATTTGACAACAGCTCCTCCctgctctttttcttattgTAGCTTGCTCAACTATCGAAAacttgaaacaaataaaaaagaaagtgcAATGGGAAAATTAGGACTGCTGTATCTCATTCTCTTAGGCTTTACTTTGGAGTTGATTCTACTTGCAAAATCCGCACGCAATCTGCTGAATACTAATTGAATGATTCACAAATCAGTTTTGCCTCGTGACCTTTGTACAGTTACCATTTTGAGTTTTGGGCATGGTTCATATGCTTCACTTTTTGTTTGTTCTTGTTCATAGAACTCTGTTGGCAAATGTTATGGGTCTTGACAAGATTTGTCTGAACAGGCACTTCCCCTTGAAAGACCAGTTGAAACTCCTACGTTCATATCGGTCGCACAATTTCGTCCAGAAAAGGTGGGATATACTTGCTTAAAGAGTGACTTTgatttattcagcaaaaaaagagTGACTTTGATTGGCCTTGATGTGGTTCTAAATATTTTTGGGGTTAAATAGTACTCTGAACTTGACTCTTGTATCTCAGGCACATGGTCTGCAACTCGAGGCCTTCTCTCTTGCTCTCAAGAAATTAGATCGCAACTTGCCTAGGCCTAAGCTCCAGTTCGTAGGTAGTTGTCGGAATAAGTCAGATGAGGATAGACTTAAGAATCTGAAAGACAGAGCTTTTGAACTTGGGGTGGAAAGGGATGTGGAGttttataagaatataaagtACAGGTTGCAAACTCTCATTCTGTCATATCTTTGTTACTTTCAATGCACTTTAGTTGGAATCCTATGTTTGTTTTTGCATTATATTGATTATCTTCTGCTTGATAGTTCCTGAGCTTTGTTCTAGTACGTATGTATCTtgaatttcatgaaattttttaatgatcAGGGACTTGGTGGAACTTCTGGGACGTGCCACTGCAGGGCTTCATTCTATGATTGATGAGCATTTTGGTATAAGCGTTGTGGAGTACATGGCAGCAGGAGCCATCCCAATCGGTGCTCTTTCAAATTTTGTTTCTAAAagaattctctctctctttttcctttttccccaAACGTGTATAAACAATAGGAGGTTGCTCATAGCCTTTCCTATTTCTCCAGCTCATAATTCTGCTGGGCCGAAGATGGACATTGTTTTGGAAGAGGATGACCAGCAAACCGGATTTCTTGCTCAAGATGTTGAAGAGTATGCTGACACCATCCTCAAGGTCATAACGATGCCCGAATCTCAGAGGCTTAAGATGGCTGCTGCCGCGAGAAAGCGCGCTGGCAGATTCTCTGAGGAAAGATTTTACCGCGATTTCAAAGCTGCAGTCTGCCCGGTCCTCTGCTGACTCAGGTTGCTAAAGTACATAAGGCAAAATTGGGAACCGAAAATGAAGTTTTCGGGGCGAAGAAAAAGCGAGCACGGTTCCCTTTGGTAAAGGAGAAGATCAAGTAAAGGGAAAAGGTGAAGATGCGCTCCAACCCTTTAACTGAAGAAACAAATCATCTCTCTGTAGGAAAACTGCTTCTGGCGTTTTGGGAATCCGACCCTTTCCTTTGCTCCACAGGGCTGAGTTTGCAGTTTATTGAGGATCTCCAGATTGAGTAGGAAACTGATAGATCCATTCTCACACTAATGTTTCAATACATAGATCATTCCTCGGGGCAACGGCAAATGAAAGTAGATATAATTCTGAGTTTCCTTAGGGCCCGACTTATTGATATTCGGGGCTTTCCGCAGTGGGGAAAATTCAGCACCAGATATGAAATACTGTGACAGTACCTTAACCGTGAAACAGGAAAGTATGGGTTATATGAGTGACCCACCATGAATGTATACTGAGTAGTAATTTAAGGAAACTGGCCACCGAACTGTAAATTTGGGCAATTAGTCCCTCTTACTATGCGATTTTTACAAATTGCCCCCCGAGGAGCGGCTGCCAGCCTCCACTGGTCTCTGATGTTTCTGGCAAGTCGATCCTCTTGTCTGGGGCTTGGCTGGATTTGGGCCCCGTGCATTCACCAAATAAATCGATTCGTGAAAGCTCACTATTTCAACAATTCCGGCGTTTGTCAGTTTATCTTCATAAGATCACGTCAAGTCATTCCAGGCCATATCCAAACCGTACTGCAACCTTCGATAAATTGGCACATTTTCATTGCGACTGCCGCCAGCGATGTCCcttctcttattttttttctcgagcCAGTTCGGTTAGATAAACTGTACACTGTCTCGAGAATCAATGAAATCACCGTGTAACATTGAATGCGAGAAAAAGTTGGTGGAACTCGGCATTTACCTGACCTTCCCTCCCTATCTAGCTTTTGGTCGGACGAAGGAAAATTAACATCCGATGATAAAAATCGGTCGCGTTCGATGTACTGAGTGCTGGAGAAGGTAACTCGATAAGCTCGGTGTCTTTGTCGTGACCTCGACCCGACTGTGTAGATCTAAGTCGACGAGGATATTATCGGGAAGCACCTTTGGCCACAAGATCGTGTCGGGCGGGGTGCTTTAGCTTTCAGAAGTGACTGATTGATTGATCAGATGTTGTACCAATCATGTGAAGTCCTTTATATGGACCTATTCGATAAATTGAGGGCTGGGGCCTGGGGGGGCCATCACAGTTTATCCCCCACTCGCCAgagtttttattttccttttacatTTGGTTTGGTTGGTTGGTGTGATCGGAATTGAAGGGGATTGTCACATGTCACATATTTAAACACCATACAATATTTGCGCTCATCGAGTGCTCCCGTTGaatttctaaataaaaaattttaactttaatttttattttaattcaacacactacactacagaataaaaatatacatttctcgagtaaaaaattttaactttaactttaactcaacacactacataataaaaatacacaattttcaagtcaaatttataataacatctcacttgtcatttttcacGATCAAAGCTccttttaactctaaaactaaacgCACCATTATTGTCTTTTAATCTAAAATCAGCGTAATAAGACAGCCTCCattccatctctctctctctcgtaaTGATAATCTTTTTAATTAGATTGCCCCTCTAAAGGGCCAATTCCGATTAGTTGCTGTTTGGTGGTTAAAGTCATCAAAAGCGAGCcctcccccaaaaaaaaaaaaaaattcatttctgATATGGACAGGCAAATGTGTCCAAATTCAATTTTCCATGTTGACCAATTAATCAAAACAAATCACTAACAAGATCCCCATCAATTACATGAAGATCACCAGCATTATTGATGCCCATCAACAGTGACCCCAACTCAAAGCCAAGATATGAAGAGtttgtgtatgtgtgtgtgtgtgtgtgtgtgtgtgtatatatacacatgcattcacacacacacataaacaaagggaaaggttgattggttcttgtttttttgggttgTAATGGACAGCCGTCTGATGAGCTCCTCTGCTTGGTGGGCTGAGGGGGCAGACCGCTGGGTTCCTCATTCTGATGATGTATTACCCGACGGCGAATCTTGTTCGGTGGTTCCGGCTTCTCTGCCTATGTCTTCTTCGTCGGATGCCTCGAAGCTGAGCCGGTTTCCCGGGGTTCAGTCCTCATGGGCAGCCCCGGTCGACGGGTTTGCAGAAGACAGTGGCACCAGGACTCCTAGCAGTGCTTCCAAGAGCCACAGCTTGGCCGAGAAGAGGCGGCGGGACCGCATCAATGCTCAGCTCACGAGTCTCCGGAAGCTCATCCCCAAATCGGATAAGGTTAGTATCAAGTTGCCTTCCCCTTTCGAAGTTTCTTGTTCTCTTGCAAGTGTGCCTGGTCCAGTCCtggaaaacaaaaagaaacaaCACGGCAAGCGATATGCTGCGTTATACTACCGCACGTTGTCGACACTCTACGCAGcaaacaaatcccaaaaatattaattcatcATCCTGTCGAGAGAACCTACCCGTGCTGCAGTGAAGATTTTGCTGTCTTTGAGCTGATGTAGCAGTAATAATGCAGCATTCATAGAATGACGGCAATCGATGCGTCTGTCTTGCAGATGGACAAAGCAGCTCTACTGGGACGCGTGATAGACCAGGTCAAGGACCTGAAGCGGAAGGCCTCCGAAATCAGCAAGACCTCCCTAGTCCCGACCGAGACCGATGAGGTGAACATCGACCTTGAAGTTCCCGAGAGTGCGAGCTCTGACAACATCGGTGGAAACTCCAGCAGCAGCGTCTTCATCAGGGCATCTGTCTGCTGCGATGACCGGCCCGAGCTGTTTGGTGAGCTCGTGAGGGTCCTGCGCGGGATGAGGCTGACCATGGTCAAGGCCGACATGACGAGCGTGGGGGGGAGGATCAGGAGCATTCTCGTACTGTGCAGTAAGGACGGCGAAGAAGGCTTCTGCGTGAGCTCGCTGAAGCAGTCGCTGCGAACGGTCCTGAGCAGGATCGCTTCCTCTGCGTCCATGGCATCGAGCTACCGCAGCATCAGAAGCAAGAGGCAGAGATTTTTCCTGCCCTGTTAGGAGTCCTGAGTCATCTTCGTCATACTGGGAAGCGGCTATTAGTCCATCTGTTTATAGGCAATTGGAACCACCTACGTAATTCTTTTTCTCCCCTAGGTTGTACGATTCCTAGATCACCTGATCGATCGATCCTCTCGGACTATTCTTTCCCCTTTTGTCGGTGAAAAATGTATACTGGATAACTTGCAGTTTCTAGTCTCCAACAACCGATTACGGGGCCATCTTCACGGTCCCTTGAAGAATAGCTATTCCGGACGAACCTTCGGTAATTGATCAAGCAGCAAACGATCCTCGATTCATGTTTAGCACCTTCTCAGTTGTTATTGTATTGTAtttgtgccctgaatgccaaTAAAATGCGTTCACTAGAGCTCAACGTAACATTAGAAGTTCAGTTCTGTAAAACCCGGATGACGAACTTCATAGTTACCGACAATTTCCTCCTCGAGTAACTTCTATAATTTCCACAAAGGATGCAACAGTCCTTCAACCTCGACTAACTTCCATAAGTTCCACAAAAGGATGCAACCGTCTCTAAAGACCTTAGAGAGAACTGTCCAAGAAGCTGAAGTCCAACGAGCTACAATACAAAAATCATGCTGGAAAGCTTCGAAACCACATGCAACAATGTCAATTTCATTGTCGGGCATCTATAGATGCTTACCTCCCGAACTTCCGTAAAACACAAACTAAATATCCCACGTTGCATCATGTTGTCTCAATATTATGAAATATCTACAGCTCATGGTTTGAGAAACCAAGTCCAGCCTCCAGTAATACCGTCTTCGAAATCAAGTCCATAACAGTTATCCACAATGTACGAACTAAGCAGTCCAGAGTCACCACAGTTCTCCATCCTGTGCAAACCAAACCATTGGCCGCGATTCTATCGCGAGGACAAAACTTCAATGAGAGGATGCGATCATAAATCCGGGACAATGGACGTGCTAATAGGAAAGGAACATGTTACGGGTTGCGATTCACTTCGAGCAATTTCCATTCGGTCATATCGAACACGGTAATTCGAACACCTTCGTACATACATACACTTAGAAAGCAACGCTTTACCAAACCCCAACAGATATACTTCGTCATCGTCTAAAGAGATAATGTGCCTATTTGCAATAAACAAACCAATTTCGATCGATGATACTGAAGCAGATTGCGATCAAATATTCGAATGCAATTCATTGAGAAAATCATAAGAAGGCTCATAATTCAACAGAAAGTGTACCGACTATAACATCAAAAGATAAATCCACCGATGTCTCTACCAGTAACAGCAAAAGGCCattaaaagaggaaaaaaaaaatcaacacgAAACCAGTAACGATGTCGCCCCGATCATCACCGTTGCAGCGAGGAGGAGAAAGCTGACTACTTGGATCTCTGCCTCATCTTTCTGCGCTTCCTCTTCAACCtcctcatcctcttcttcttccactgCACCAAACGGGAAAGACGAGCTCAGATAATATACATCCAAAGTACGCGAATAAAGCATCCGGAGAACGGGTATCTCCGTATCTGAGCTCGAGCTTACCTTAGCTCTCATGGTGACAGGTTCGCGGTGCGTATGTCTCTCtgcttccttcctttcttctGTGCCGTCAAAACCCTAGCTGAGGTCCAGATTGATCTAGAACTGAAAAGGAGGGAGCGGGACAGCGTTTATAGCCAAACCCTAGCCTATTGGGCCGGACTGCCATTAGATCTCTTGTTTCAGGGCCCATAACTAATATGACGGACCCATTGGGCGGTTGCTCAATGATGAGAATTGGGCCGATCAATTTGCTGCAGCTCGGCCCAACATACGGCCCAGAGCTCAAGCAGAGGGAGGGAGTTTTTACGCTAGAGCAGATGTAGAGACAATCGATCGCCTTTTGTTTCCATCACGGGACCTGCAACGCCTAATCGGGATTAGTCTCAGCTATTGCCTAAGGAGACACATGACTACGCCGAGAACCACAACACTGTACGCAGTACATGGACCCAGTCAAGAATGTATATATGCGACCTGGAAAGTTTTATTTGTGCTCAACGACAACATATGTATGCTAGTTTCCGAGCAGACCTTGTGCTCGTGCTCGCGGGCTGCCCCATCATATTGCACCAACCGAAACCCTACCTAATTCAAGGGGCATAAGCATTGTCAAATCATAGGAATGCTCTTAGAAGTTGAATGGTAGGGTTGAAGATATTTTATATACGCACGAATGCACCTCTCACACGGTCACATGTATAATGTTAAAAGATATCCAAAGGGCAAGTCAATCGATGTGATCTCCCCGCACCTTCCTTTTCCTGGacagaaaattaaagaaaatgaaaataaggggaaaaagaaaaaaggagcaATGACTTAGAAGGACTTCTACTTATTGACTCAACACAAGTTCATTGGATCCAAATTACATCAATAAagcaataattaaaaaaaaaaaaaggagtgtGGGGTTGCTGACACATCATGTCGTGTGGTGCGTGCGTGCTGTATTGTGTTGTGTTGTGTTGCGTGTTTGGAGATGACAAGAGAAGTGCCACTTTGGGTTGGATTGGATTTAAGTGACGGCATTAGTATCCTAGCTAAAGCTTTTATCTAGTGCATTGCCTTGTGCTTCGCGGACCATCACTCCGTCGATCGATTTCTCACAAAGCGCTTCCTGTATTTTCCTGATTTAAACTCTGAGCTATGTAAATGCACTCGGCGGAtctttttttcgtttttgcTCGAAAGTCAATGAATGTGTAGAGAAAATGTCCAAAAAGGTACATTGTAGAGCTTGAAAAAATAGCCGGTCCACCTAAATCTCTACAAAGGGATATACAAGTGACTGAAACACATCAAGTAATAATAGGTCAATTGAAGAGATCATTTCAGATGCTGTAGTTCGTCCTCAACCCCTTGCGATTAAACTCTACATATAAGttgattttcaattaaaatatggtactgtaagttttgaaaaagataGATGATTTTGGTCTTATAAGTCACGAAATGGACCAAAAGTACCTTACGAAGTAAACATATAGGATTGATTTGGTAGTTTTAAATCTTATAGGATCAAAATTGACCGAATATCAAACTTCTAGAACAAAAAACATATTTTTCCTGTTAAGTTAGATGCAAAAATCAAATGCTTTTAACATTAGAGGAAAGATCGCTTTTGATCTTCAACTTTCAATGTATTTGTCATTTTGGCCTCAATCCCTTTTTAGGCTTATATTTAATCCTCAACTTTCTCCCATGAGGTCAGTTTCAATCCTTCCGTTTATTTTCAATCGAAACCATTGCatttttccatccaaaaattattctttgaaataaaaattattttctaaattttcaaagaaatatatataaaatcaaaaaGTGGGGTGCTGTAGTCGCTAGAGGGAGCCATAGAGGAAGCCATGGAGGCCTCCACAACAACGGCACCCTTGTGGCCAACGACCTCAATTGTTGCCAACGAACTCATTAGAGCGGTGATGTCTGCCACATTGGCCCCACTGCccctcctcttctccttttccctttcatcgatttcttttaacttttttctcttttgattCAAGGAGGCATGGGACTCACAGGAGGCCACCACCGATCCGATGGGGTTGCTGTCGAGTGTCGACATCTGAGGCCACCAACGATTCTGATCGGAAGGTGGGGGGCCCACTGGAGACCACCATCTCTCAAATCGCATCGACGATCGCAAGAGGTCGTACGAGTCCTTGGTTGTATGGCGGTGGCCATTGACAGGGCTCTCACATCTTTGAAATCGAGAATGTAATTAATCTTTATTTCAGAGGGGTGAGGGCTTGCCGGCGGACACCACTCCTCCAATCGGAGTTGCCAATACCTCAATGGGGAGGCTATGGCCATCGTCGAGGCCTTCATCATCCCCCTCCCCCTCTCTAGCGTGTTGTAACCCCGCACATCcgtttcattttctttttaagaaatttttttcttttatcttttaataataatttttattaagaaaaataaattagtggTGGAAAACCTAAAGGTTTTGATTGAAAGTTAATGGAAAGACTGATATATCCcataaaacaaataataagGATGAGAATGATAAGGATGTTAAAAGTTGAGGCCCAAGTGTTACATTTTCCCTTTGTACTATAAGTATGTTCGGTTCTCCTTATACACACCGAATGTAGCTGAATAATATGATAGGCTCGTAATCAAGGGAGGGAATAGTACGGTGGTGCAACTCTCACCTGGTGATCAAGATGTCTCAGGTTCGATATCCAGTGGGACTATTCATAtccctttattaaatatttagaatttctatttcaatgcaCTAGTCCCATGGGTCTctcttgtaaccgaaaaaaatatgataggCTCATAGTGGCCAAGAAAAATATAGTAGGTTCATACGCATATTTCTTTATGCTTGGGGGGTCACTTTAGGTCGTCAATCAACACTTTATTGTCGCACTTATCTTATCTATTCACATGTTTGATATATCAGAGCATATGTCGAGCCACACAAAAATGAACTTGATAATCAATATGCAGGGATTATTTATCGGATTTAACTTACTTGATTATAAAATCATCGAAAACTTAACTTTATATCGATTTGTGACCATTTCATCTGTTCAAACTTGGGAAAAAGATTGGAACTTTGTAATTCTCTATCCCTTCCACAATCTATTGTTGACAAGATAAAAAAACCGTCTACTAAAATTCTTCGATACAGCGAGAGATCCTTTTTTTGGAAGTGGGCAAGAGATCGTGAAATTATAAAAGCTGCTGAGATCTCTCTCTGTCGCTGCTCATTTGCCAACAAGGAGCATGACAAAGCttagatatcatattaaattAGCAAAACAAAACCTTAGCAAGTGTCTGTCTTTCTTACATAATAATATACAAATCAGCTATATATGGAATATATTATGATTTCATATTCATACCTCCAATCAGATTTACATgcccagaaaagaaaattagaaggCTTCCTCCTGATTCCCACAGTAAAATATCTCATTGGAACATTCACTGAGGCAGAGAAAGAGCAGCTTcttccaaaaaaagaaaaaagaaaaaaaaaaaactaatgtgATGTTCGGTACGAACGAACAGAAGCGGTACGCAATAGAATTGTAGTATAAAATTGGACTGTTTTGTACACACAATTCTATTTCATTCGATTCCCTTTTGCTATAATGACCCCGCCGAACACGAGTAGTGAATAGTTAGAAGTATCCCAACATGAAGGGGCTGTGGCCAAAATAATCGCTCATGCCTCCTCCAAAATCCTGGCTCCATTCCATCGGGACCTGGCTGAAGCTCTCGTTATATGGTCCGCTGCCGCATGAGTAATACCCGACATCCCCGAAAGCTGGCCCAACATTATTCACGATCACATGGGGGTTGTCATAATACTCGAGCCCTCCGGAGGTCCCGACCGAGCTCGTGGCCGCTGCTGTGGCTGCCGCCCGGGCAAGGCGGGCCCGAGCGACGGCGAGGTCATGCTGGAGCTCGGCCATCTTCCGCTGCAGTATGGCGATGGCCCCTATGCAGCCGTAGACGGGGTCCCGGAGCCTGGCCTCGGCCTCATAGGCGAGGGAGTTGACGGTATCCTCCCGCTGCTCCTCGGGGACCTCCCCGAGGATCTTGCTGACGTTGCTGGCCCCGAACACTTTGTGGACCTTGGCGAACTTCTTGGGCTCGTCGGAGCGGAAGTAGGGCGCGAAGATGCAGCTGGGCCCGCACCTCCTCTTGAGCAGCTTGCACGCCGCACACGACGAGCTTGACCGGGCCTCGTGGCCCGACCTCTGTGGCATGCTACAATCAAGATCAAGATCACACTACTCTCTCCCAATTGCTTAACTACTCAATCCACATGAAATGAAGGGGGTTGGTTTTAATTTATGAGAGAGATATATGTTTGGAAAAAGGGTCAATAAAGAAAGTGGTTTTCCTTATGGGGTTGGGGTTAAGGGTGGGGGTAGGGCTAAGGGCACTtgagggggagggggaggggggcACATGCCAATATATGTGGTGGCCTATTAGTCTCTCATAGTCTAAGTTGGTTACAGCAATTTT from Punica granatum isolate Tunisia-2019 chromosome 2, ASM765513v2, whole genome shotgun sequence includes the following:
- the LOC116197061 gene encoding GDP-Man:Man(3)GlcNAc(2)-PP-Dol alpha-1,2-mannosyltransferase, coding for MSWDFFTGVFSSLVTLFSLQILASIYRGRRSRELAVGFFHPYTNDGGGGERVLWCAVKAVQEECPDLRCVVYTGDRGTSPSSLMARAADRFGVELLSPPQVVHLRTRKLVEASTYPYFTMMGQSLGSMFLSWEALCKLTPVVYFDTSGYAFTYPIARMFGCKVICYTHYPTISLDMLSRVRNRSSLYNNKARIADSIWLSRCKIIYYALFSWMYGLVGSFTHLAMVNSSWTQSHILKLWGVPNCTKRVYPPCDTSGLQALPLERPVETPTFISVAQFRPEKAHGLQLEAFSLALKKLDRNLPRPKLQFVGSCRNKSDEDRLKNLKDRAFELGVERDVEFYKNIKYRDLVELLGRATAGLHSMIDEHFGISVVEYMAAGAIPIAHNSAGPKMDIVLEEDDQQTGFLAQDVEEYADTILKVITMPESQRLKMAAAARKRAGRFSEERFYRDFKAAVCPVLC
- the LOC116197049 gene encoding transcription factor bHLH51, encoding MDSRLMSSSAWWAEGADRWVPHSDDVLPDGESCSVVPASLPMSSSSDASKLSRFPGVQSSWAAPVDGFAEDSGTRTPSSASKSHSLAEKRRRDRINAQLTSLRKLIPKSDKMDKAALLGRVIDQVKDLKRKASEISKTSLVPTETDEVNIDLEVPESASSDNIGGNSSSSVFIRASVCCDDRPELFGELVRVLRGMRLTMVKADMTSVGGRIRSILVLCSKDGEEGFCVSSLKQSLRTVLSRIASSASMASSYRSIRSKRQRFFLPC
- the LOC116194500 gene encoding LOB domain-containing protein 21-like, yielding MPQRSGHEARSSSSCAACKLLKRRCGPSCIFAPYFRSDEPKKFAKVHKVFGASNVSKILGEVPEEQREDTVNSLAYEAEARLRDPVYGCIGAIAILQRKMAELQHDLAVARARLARAAATAAATSSVGTSGGLEYYDNPHVIVNNVGPAFGDVGYYSCGSGPYNESFSQVPMEWSQDFGGGMSDYFGHSPFMLGYF